A genomic region of Microtus ochrogaster isolate Prairie Vole_2 chromosome 15, MicOch1.0, whole genome shotgun sequence contains the following coding sequences:
- the Gpr20 gene encoding G-protein coupled receptor 20, whose product MFSASPTRPWDAVLPNTTAAAWTNGSVPLFHLFAQLDEELHQDFPNLWLALMVVHGTIFLAGLVLNGLALYVFCCRTRTKTPSVIYTINLVVTDLLVGLSLPTRFAVFYSARGCLRCAFPHVLGYFLNMHCSILFLTCICVDRYLAIVQPEGSRRWRQPACAKAVCIFVWLAAGIVTLSVLGVKTGGRSCCRVFALTVLEFLLPLLVISMFTGRIMCALSRPSLLRQGRQRRMRAMQLLLTVLVIFLVCFTPFHARQVAVAIWPNVPRHTSLVAYHVAVTLSSLNSCMDPIVYCFITSGFQATVRGLFHQHGEEFKPSSMGAVSMHKSTKASGPHQILSTGSHTLTQPLTNGPEP is encoded by the coding sequence ATGTTCTCTGCATCCCCCACGAGGCCCTGGGATGCTGTGCTTCCCAATACCACTGCAGCAGCATGGACCAATGGAAGTGTGCCCCTTTTCCACCTGTTCGCCCAGCTGGATGAGGAGCTGCACCAAGACTTCCCCAACCTGTGGCTGGCACTAATGGTCGTGCATGGCACCATCTTCCTGGCTGGGCTAGTGCTCAATGGACTAGCATTATATGTCTTCTGCTGCCGCACACGGACCAAGACACCTTCAGTGATCTATACCATCAACCTGGTGGTGACTGACCTGTTGGTGGGCTTGTCCCTGCCCACACGCTTTGCTGTCTTCTACAGTGCCCGTGGCTGCCTACGCTGTGCTTTCCCTCATGTCCTGGGCTACTTCCTCAACATGCATTGCTCCATCCTCTTCCTCACCTGCATCTGTGTGGACCGCTACCTGGCCATTGTACAACCTGAGGGTTCTCGCCGCTGGCGCCAGCCAGCCTGCGCCAAGGCTGTGTGCATCTTCGTGTGGCTGGCAGCCGGCATCGTGACCCTGTCTGTACTGGGCGTGAAGACTGGTGGACGATCGTGTTGCCGTGTCTttgctctgactgttctggagtTCCTGCTACCGCTGCTGGTCATCAGCATGTTCACAGGGCGCATCATGTGTGCACTATCGCGACCCAGCCTGCTACGCCAGGGCCGCCAACGCCGCATGCGGGCCATGCAACTGCTGCTCACAGTGCTCGTCATCTTCCTGGTCTGCTTCACACCCTTCCATGCCCGCCAGGTGGCCGTGGCGATATGGCCCAATGTGCCACGCCACACGAGCCTCGTGGcttaccatgtggctgtgactctCAGCAGCCTCAACAGCTGCATGGACCCCATTGTCTACTGCTTCATCACCAGTGGCTTCCAAGCCACTGTCCGAGGCCTCTTCCACCAGCATGGAGAAGAATTCAAGCCCAGCAGTATGGGTGCAGTCAGCATGCACAAGAGCACCAAGGCTTCGGGCCCCCATCAAATCCTCAGCACTGGCTCTCACACCCTCACCCAGCCTCTGACCAATGGGCCTGAGCCGtag